One Ignavibacterium album JCM 16511 genomic region harbors:
- a CDS encoding tetratricopeptide repeat protein: MFKSSSEIFNEKVSLIYEYNKQTPLFVRMANIHLEKNNPQEALIILNAGLIHYPDHPVAIFLIAKAHTALGNYSQAIKFLKKGSELIHCPKSYEFYLREIEAIKKQKIFYNIEDKTESKSTQKKEEKDLTSLFFTDTVKRIAEELKEAEEVLINTEKENSEIPNFNLIDDSLILSETLAKIYVNQREYQEAIRIYEKLKLKIPEKSHYFDSKIGELKLKLETDQV, from the coding sequence ATGTTCAAAAGTTCATCCGAAATATTTAATGAAAAGGTGAGTCTGATTTATGAATATAATAAACAGACTCCCCTTTTTGTTCGGATGGCAAACATACATCTCGAAAAAAATAATCCACAGGAAGCACTAATAATCCTTAATGCCGGATTGATTCATTATCCGGACCATCCTGTTGCTATTTTCCTTATAGCAAAAGCTCATACAGCGCTAGGAAATTATTCTCAAGCAATTAAGTTTCTGAAAAAAGGTAGTGAGTTGATTCATTGCCCCAAATCCTATGAATTTTATCTCCGCGAAATTGAAGCAATCAAAAAACAAAAAATATTTTATAATATTGAAGATAAAACTGAAAGCAAATCAACTCAGAAGAAAGAGGAAAAAGATTTAACTTCATTATTCTTTACGGATACAGTTAAAAGAATTGCTGAAGAATTAAAAGAAGCTGAAGAAGTTCTGATCAATACCGAAAAAGAAAATTCTGAAATACCTAACTTTAATCTGATTGATGATAGTCTGATTCTTTCAGAAACACTTGCAAAAATTTATGTCAACCAGAGAGAATATCAGGAAGCAATAAGAATTTATGAAAAGCTGAAATTAAAAATTCCTGAAAAATCTCATTACTTCGATTCCAAAATCGGGGAACTGAAATTAAAACTTGAAACCGACCAGGTATAA
- a CDS encoding DNA methyltransferase yields MLKIESQDYKNRTYLSAIEAAKYLSISVDTLHSLVSNNIIKTKIAASGQMRFELAELIEFEKKNSNSIPIRDLEIAESNQIEINGSVQKIYIRNSMQMNNLPDESIHLMITSPPYFNAKMYSKKPAPYDLGNIHDLDEWFEKINKVWSEVYRVLQPGRKAFINIMNLPIRLKNGGFRTLNLVGRTIDNLEKIGFIFKRDIVWHKTNAVRAHFGTYPYPGGILINNMHEFILEFDKPERKGFNKYSHLSKELKEKSKLDKEFWLTLKKSDVWLIKPQGSGDKRSHIAPFPYELPYRLIKAFSFISETVLDPFVGSGTSLLAAADLKRNGIGFEINKDIAYTALKALQSYQSKLFEK; encoded by the coding sequence ATGTTAAAGATAGAATCGCAAGATTATAAAAATAGAACCTACCTCTCAGCTATTGAAGCAGCAAAATATTTATCAATATCTGTTGATACACTTCACAGTCTGGTAAGTAATAATATTATCAAAACAAAAATTGCTGCTAGTGGACAGATGCGTTTTGAATTAGCTGAACTAATAGAATTTGAGAAGAAAAATTCAAACTCAATACCAATTCGTGATTTAGAGATTGCAGAATCAAACCAAATCGAAATAAATGGTTCTGTTCAAAAAATATATATTCGTAATTCTATGCAAATGAATAACTTGCCTGATGAAAGTATTCACCTAATGATTACTTCTCCACCTTATTTTAATGCCAAAATGTATTCAAAAAAACCCGCACCCTATGATCTTGGTAATATTCACGATTTAGATGAATGGTTTGAAAAAATTAATAAAGTATGGAGTGAAGTTTATAGAGTACTTCAACCGGGAAGGAAAGCTTTTATAAACATTATGAACCTTCCTATTCGATTAAAAAATGGAGGCTTTCGAACTCTAAATTTAGTGGGTCGGACGATTGATAATCTAGAAAAAATTGGCTTCATCTTTAAAAGGGATATAGTTTGGCATAAAACAAATGCTGTTAGAGCACACTTCGGAACATATCCATATCCTGGTGGTATACTGATAAACAATATGCATGAATTCATTTTAGAGTTTGATAAACCAGAAAGAAAAGGATTTAATAAGTATTCACATCTTTCAAAGGAATTAAAAGAAAAATCAAAGTTAGATAAAGAATTTTGGCTGACATTAAAGAAGAGTGATGTGTGGTTAATTAAACCCCAAGGTAGTGGAGACAAACGCTCGCATATTGCACCGTTTCCATATGAACTTCCTTATAGGTTAATAAAAGCTTTTAGTTTCATTAGTGAAACTGTTTTAGACCCTTTTGTTGGTTCAGGAACTAGTCTACTTGCAGCTGCAGATTTAAAGAGAAACGGAATAGGTTTCGAAATAAACAAAGATATTGCTTACACTGCTTTAAAAGCCTTACAAAGTTATCAATCAAAATTGTTTGAAAAATAA
- a CDS encoding 1-phosphofructokinase family hexose kinase, translating into MILIITLNPLLERRFYYSQIFEGKVNRNGKIVYQAGGKGINVSRQLKKFSIDSYNLFFSGGNDGKIFRDTLKEEELQFTSVHIDDETRQAAVIISQNDKKVTSFFSENPELNQKEVAEMKSRIEKMIVNCEMVVISGSSPSPVAEEIVPFTIRLANELDKISVCDYYGKNLYQVLESSPTILHNNIEETENSLNLRLKSETEIKNFLDSLYQKGIKRVFITNGANDFYAQNFDYVYKISPPKVNSIDSTGSGDAFVAGIIYTWKGGMIFEDSLKFASACGAANAESFEVCRVTLENVFRLMDKVRIESVGKKMKIIDDSPHQE; encoded by the coding sequence ATGATTTTAATCATCACGCTCAATCCTTTGCTTGAAAGAAGATTTTATTACTCACAAATCTTTGAAGGAAAAGTAAACAGAAACGGAAAAATAGTTTATCAGGCAGGTGGAAAAGGAATAAATGTATCAAGACAATTAAAGAAATTCAGTATTGATTCTTATAATTTATTTTTCTCCGGTGGAAATGATGGCAAAATATTTCGTGATACTCTGAAAGAGGAAGAATTACAATTCACTTCTGTTCACATTGATGACGAGACCCGTCAGGCAGCGGTTATAATCTCACAGAATGATAAAAAAGTTACTTCATTCTTTTCTGAAAATCCGGAATTAAATCAAAAAGAAGTTGCTGAAATGAAATCGCGAATTGAAAAGATGATTGTAAATTGTGAAATGGTTGTTATCTCGGGCAGCTCACCATCTCCTGTTGCAGAAGAAATTGTTCCCTTTACTATCAGACTTGCAAATGAACTCGATAAGATTTCTGTCTGTGATTATTATGGTAAAAATCTTTATCAGGTTTTGGAGTCATCTCCGACAATTCTTCACAATAACATTGAGGAAACAGAAAATTCATTAAACCTAAGATTGAAAAGCGAAACAGAGATAAAGAATTTTCTTGATTCACTTTATCAAAAAGGAATCAAGAGAGTTTTTATTACAAACGGAGCTAATGATTTTTATGCTCAGAATTTTGATTATGTCTATAAAATTTCTCCTCCTAAAGTAAATTCAATTGATTCCACGGGAAGCGGAGATGCCTTTGTCGCAGGAATAATTTATACTTGGAAAGGAGGAATGATTTTCGAGGACTCTCTGAAGTTTGCTTCTGCGTGCGGTGCAGCTAATGCAGAGTCTTTTGAAGTTTGCAGAGTTACTTTGGAAAATGTTTTTCGTCTGATGGACAAAGTCCGAATTGAATCTGTTGGCAAGAAAATGAAAATAATAGATGATAGTCCGCATCAGGAATAA
- a CDS encoding glycosyltransferase family 9 protein produces the protein MNNQFKNILIVRTDRIGDVVLSLPLARIIKEKFPDSKITFLVREYTKALADNNPFIDEVITLEENSSKVLIKANIKKLRNKNFDTAIIVYPTFIISLIIFFSGIKNRVGSGYRLYSFLFNKKVFEHRKDAVKHELEYNLNLLSAISIKNTGGIDNVSFDLNVNKSSLSKVDKILESIGIKSDEKFIIIHPGSGGSAIDLPIEKFKELIKLLTDKKYKIVLTGTEKENDLCNELTLNEFVINLAGKFNLEELIALISKCFLLIANSTGPIHIAAALNKYTFGFYPKVRVCSAQRWGPYTNKKFIYEPELDCKDCTIEQCEKLNCMNTINIKNVFNDIVNLMENPNGEKNEV, from the coding sequence ATGAATAATCAATTCAAAAATATTTTAATTGTAAGAACTGACAGAATTGGTGATGTTGTCTTATCTTTACCGCTTGCACGTATTATAAAAGAAAAATTTCCTGATTCAAAAATTACCTTCCTGGTAAGAGAATATACCAAAGCTTTGGCAGATAATAATCCTTTCATTGACGAGGTTATTACTCTTGAAGAGAATTCTTCAAAGGTTTTAATAAAGGCGAACATAAAAAAACTAAGGAATAAAAATTTTGACACTGCAATAATTGTCTACCCGACTTTTATCATCTCTTTAATTATATTCTTTTCCGGAATAAAAAACAGAGTTGGAAGTGGTTACAGATTGTATTCTTTTCTGTTCAATAAAAAAGTATTTGAACACAGGAAGGATGCAGTTAAGCACGAATTAGAATATAATTTGAACTTGTTATCAGCTATAAGCATTAAAAATACAGGTGGCATAGATAATGTCTCATTTGACCTCAATGTCAATAAGAGTTCTTTGAGTAAAGTTGATAAAATTCTTGAATCAATCGGAATAAAGAGTGATGAAAAGTTTATAATTATTCATCCGGGAAGCGGCGGAAGTGCAATTGATTTACCGATAGAAAAGTTCAAAGAATTGATTAAACTTTTAACTGACAAAAAATATAAAATCGTTCTTACAGGAACTGAAAAAGAAAATGATTTGTGTAATGAATTAACACTGAATGAATTTGTTATTAATCTTGCCGGTAAATTTAATCTTGAAGAATTGATTGCACTGATTAGTAAATGTTTTTTATTAATTGCTAACTCAACAGGTCCGATTCATATTGCGGCAGCGTTAAATAAATATACATTTGGCTTTTATCCGAAAGTTAGAGTTTGTTCAGCACAACGCTGGGGACCATATACAAATAAAAAATTTATTTATGAGCCGGAACTTGATTGTAAAGATTGTACGATTGAGCAATGTGAAAAATTAAATTGTATGAATACAATAAATATTAAAAATGTTTTCAATGATATTGTTAACTTAATGGAAAATCCTAACGGAGAAAAAAATGAAGTCTAA
- a CDS encoding phosphatidate cytidylyltransferase → MKLNNAIVRILVSVFAIPLILIVSYLGKWYFTSFILAIALIAFYEFYSFAKSKNALINLPFGLIGIALIIVNQFKPFNDYKTLIIFWFLILLIYELFRNKESALLNLSLTSFGFLYFALMGSSLIAIREFYPDVDDLYNKGAYIIFSLLGTIWICDSAAYFFGTAFGKHKLFPRVSPKKSWEGAIFGFVFAILSMILFQKIFVDFLPLSTAIGIGVIIGIFGQIGDLIESLLKRDAGVKDSSNLIPGHGGIFDRFDSLLFSAPFVYYYLFYFGR, encoded by the coding sequence ATGAAACTGAATAATGCAATCGTAAGAATTCTTGTTTCCGTTTTTGCTATTCCGCTTATATTGATTGTTTCATATTTAGGTAAGTGGTATTTCACAAGTTTTATTCTTGCAATTGCACTGATTGCTTTCTATGAGTTTTATTCATTTGCCAAATCTAAAAATGCTTTGATAAATCTTCCGTTTGGATTGATTGGCATTGCTTTGATAATCGTAAATCAATTTAAACCATTTAATGACTATAAAACACTAATAATCTTTTGGTTTTTGATTCTTCTTATTTATGAATTATTCAGAAATAAAGAATCTGCTCTGCTGAATCTGAGCTTAACTTCATTCGGATTTTTGTACTTTGCTTTGATGGGCAGCAGTTTGATTGCAATAAGAGAATTTTATCCTGATGTTGATGATCTTTATAATAAAGGCGCATACATTATCTTTTCATTACTTGGCACAATATGGATTTGCGATTCAGCTGCATACTTTTTTGGAACTGCTTTCGGAAAACATAAACTATTTCCTCGTGTCAGTCCAAAGAAAAGCTGGGAAGGAGCAATATTTGGATTTGTGTTTGCAATTTTGAGTATGATATTATTCCAAAAGATTTTTGTAGACTTTTTACCTTTGAGCACTGCAATAGGAATTGGTGTTATCATCGGAATTTTTGGCCAAATAGGTGATTTGATTGAGTCTTTGTTAAAACGTGATGCTGGAGTTAAAGATTCTTCAAATTTAATTCCTGGTCACGGAGGAATTTTTGATAGATTTGATTCATTATTATTCAGTGCTCCTTTTGTCTACTATTATTTATTTTATTTCGGAAGATGA
- a CDS encoding GWxTD domain-containing protein gives MKYLLIFLLSASFVAFSQEQNFERNFKLSYEAFFHQDFLNFRSDKPGMTKVDVYIQVPYKSLQFIKTGQGFTAKYSVVVSVFDESKDKLIVEKTWNETINVIDFAQTISRLNYNVGYRSFDLKPGNYFFRTAVIDNDSKKEVKSENNFRVREINSDLDMSDILFVTRSDSKNNQLMPNIPRNVTLSVGGLQFFYEIYSSDSTSRNCTVDYEVLDKESKVLYKKSVLKELTPGKTQIVESLEDLKLDLGTFILRATLKDENFKTITTINKSFFSRWVGLPGSVTDLDKAISQMVYIATPDELSKLKDSKNNDEKLKNFLEFWKKKDPSPNNEENEVFNEYFRRVAYANDNFSNYNEGWRTDRGMVYIILGAPNNIDRHPFEYDSKPYEIWEYYELNRSFIFLDQTGFGDYRLITPLTGDLFRYRY, from the coding sequence ATGAAATATTTATTAATTTTTTTGCTCTCAGCAAGTTTCGTCGCTTTTTCGCAAGAGCAAAATTTTGAAAGAAACTTTAAATTATCTTATGAAGCTTTCTTTCATCAGGATTTCTTGAACTTCCGCTCGGATAAACCCGGAATGACAAAAGTTGATGTATATATCCAGGTCCCGTATAAAAGTCTTCAGTTCATTAAAACCGGACAAGGATTTACTGCAAAATATTCAGTTGTAGTTTCTGTGTTTGATGAATCAAAAGATAAGTTAATTGTTGAGAAAACCTGGAATGAAACTATAAATGTTATTGATTTTGCACAGACAATTTCCAGATTGAATTATAATGTTGGTTACAGATCATTTGATTTGAAACCTGGTAATTATTTTTTCAGAACGGCGGTGATTGATAACGACTCTAAAAAAGAAGTGAAGTCAGAAAATAATTTTCGCGTAAGAGAAATAAATTCTGACCTTGATATGAGCGATATTTTGTTTGTTACTCGTTCTGACTCAAAAAATAATCAGTTGATGCCTAACATTCCGCGTAATGTAACACTCTCTGTTGGTGGGCTTCAATTCTTTTACGAGATTTATTCCAGTGACAGTACATCCAGAAATTGCACTGTTGATTATGAAGTACTTGATAAGGAATCAAAAGTTCTTTATAAAAAATCTGTCTTAAAAGAATTAACTCCTGGTAAAACTCAAATAGTTGAATCACTGGAAGACTTAAAACTCGATTTAGGAACTTTCATTTTAAGAGCAACTCTTAAGGATGAAAACTTCAAGACAATTACAACAATTAATAAATCATTTTTTTCACGCTGGGTTGGACTTCCGGGAAGCGTAACTGACCTTGATAAAGCAATCTCTCAGATGGTTTACATTGCAACTCCGGATGAACTTAGCAAACTGAAAGATTCAAAAAACAATGATGAAAAACTCAAAAACTTTTTAGAGTTCTGGAAGAAAAAAGATCCATCCCCAAATAATGAAGAGAACGAAGTATTCAATGAGTACTTCAGAAGAGTGGCTTATGCAAATGATAATTTCTCGAACTACAACGAAGGTTGGAGAACTGACAGAGGAATGGTTTATATAATTCTCGGCGCTCCGAATAATATTGATCGTCATCCGTTTGAATATGATTCCAAACCTTATGAAATATGGGAATACTACGAACTGAACAGAAGCTTTATCTTTCTTGATCAAACAGGATTTGGAGATTATCGTTTGATTACTCCTTTAACCGGTGATTTATTCAGATATCGTTATTGA
- a CDS encoding DNA-3-methyladenine glycosylase, which produces MEEILTSEKLSRQFYIRPVIKVAKELLGKILIKKECGKTLAGRIVEVEAYDGKNDEASHSFKGKTKRNEVMFREGGYFYVYFTYGVHHCCNVVTGREGYGAAVLIRAVEPLTGIETMALRRFGIRKINEKQFYNLTNGPGKICEAFAFDRSHSGLDLTGDKVYITNAPLLKKSEIGISKRIGISKSTELPWRFFIKGNKFLSR; this is translated from the coding sequence ATGGAAGAAATTCTAACATCAGAAAAACTTTCACGACAATTTTACATCAGACCCGTAATCAAAGTAGCGAAAGAACTATTAGGAAAAATTCTGATTAAAAAAGAATGTGGAAAAACTCTTGCCGGCAGAATTGTTGAAGTCGAAGCATACGATGGAAAAAATGATGAAGCCTCTCATTCCTTCAAAGGCAAAACCAAAAGAAATGAAGTAATGTTTCGCGAAGGAGGTTATTTTTATGTTTATTTCACATACGGAGTTCATCATTGTTGCAATGTTGTAACCGGCAGAGAAGGATATGGTGCAGCAGTTCTGATAAGAGCTGTTGAACCCTTAACCGGAATTGAAACTATGGCATTAAGAAGATTTGGAATAAGAAAAATTAATGAAAAGCAGTTTTATAATCTTACAAATGGACCGGGCAAAATTTGTGAAGCTTTTGCTTTTGACAGATCTCATTCTGGTTTAGATTTAACCGGTGATAAAGTTTATATTACTAATGCTCCTTTATTAAAAAAATCTGAAATCGGAATATCAAAAAGAATTGGAATTTCGAAATCAACAGAATTGCCCTGGAGATTTTTCATTAAAGGGAACAAATTCTTATCGAGATGA
- the rimO gene encoding 30S ribosomal protein S12 methylthiotransferase RimO, with translation MKRKEKVSVITLGCSKNTVDSERLMRQIELNDIPMTGDPNKADTVIINTCGFIEAAKEESVNTILQAVALKNSGKLKKLIVAGCLSERYMNDLKNEIPEVDVYFGTEKYEEIIKELGGKFRYELLGERLLSTPSHTAYLKISEGCDHPCSFCAIPLMRGKHQSKPMESLIEETEYLASNGAKELILIAQDTTDYGKDIYGRKNLSELLNKLSEVKGIEWIRLMYAYPSHFPEDVIEVIADNPKILKYVDIPLQHISDDVLKSMRRGVTSRQTYNLLYKLRNRIPDITLRTTFIVGYPNETEKDFEQLVDFIKEIKFDRVGTFTFSVEENTSSFILGDPVPKEEKERRKKVLMEVQSQISLEKNATFLGKTLKVLSESKESEYYVGRSYRDAPEVDGEILFKSIGKLKPGNFYDVKITDYDEYDLYGEITFKQEN, from the coding sequence ATGAAAAGAAAAGAAAAAGTATCTGTAATTACACTTGGTTGTTCGAAAAACACAGTTGACTCAGAAAGATTGATGAGACAAATTGAACTGAACGACATTCCAATGACTGGCGACCCTAATAAAGCTGATACAGTCATCATAAATACTTGTGGATTTATTGAAGCAGCAAAAGAAGAATCTGTTAACACGATACTTCAGGCAGTTGCATTAAAAAATTCTGGTAAACTGAAAAAGCTAATTGTTGCCGGCTGCCTTTCCGAAAGGTATATGAATGACCTTAAGAACGAAATTCCTGAAGTAGATGTTTACTTTGGAACTGAGAAATATGAAGAAATCATTAAAGAGCTTGGTGGAAAATTCAGATATGAGCTTCTTGGCGAAAGACTGCTTTCAACTCCTTCTCATACAGCATATCTGAAAATTTCAGAAGGATGTGATCATCCTTGTTCGTTCTGTGCTATTCCTTTAATGCGAGGAAAGCATCAATCTAAGCCAATGGAATCACTAATTGAGGAAACAGAGTATCTCGCTTCAAACGGAGCGAAAGAACTTATTCTGATTGCTCAGGATACAACTGATTATGGAAAAGATATTTATGGAAGAAAAAACTTATCAGAGCTTCTTAATAAACTTAGCGAAGTGAAAGGAATTGAATGGATAAGATTGATGTATGCATATCCATCACATTTCCCTGAGGATGTAATTGAAGTGATTGCTGATAATCCTAAAATTCTGAAGTATGTTGACATTCCTCTACAACATATTTCTGATGATGTTCTGAAATCAATGAGAAGAGGAGTCACTTCCAGACAAACCTATAACTTACTTTATAAATTGAGAAATAGAATTCCTGATATTACATTGAGAACGACATTTATTGTCGGTTATCCGAATGAAACTGAAAAAGACTTTGAACAATTAGTTGATTTCATAAAAGAAATTAAGTTTGACAGAGTAGGAACTTTTACTTTCAGTGTTGAAGAAAACACAAGCAGTTTTATTCTTGGTGATCCTGTTCCTAAAGAAGAAAAAGAAAGACGAAAAAAAGTTTTAATGGAAGTACAAAGTCAGATTTCTCTTGAGAAGAATGCAACTTTTCTCGGCAAAACATTAAAGGTACTTTCAGAGTCTAAAGAATCAGAATATTATGTCGGAAGATCATACAGAGATGCACCTGAAGTAGATGGCGAAATTCTTTTTAAATCTATCGGAAAACTAAAACCAGGTAATTTTTATGATGTTAAGATAACTGATTACGATGAGTATGATTTGTATGGTGAAATAACCTTTAAACAGGAGAATTAA
- a CDS encoding CPBP family intramembrane glutamic endopeptidase, translating into MNDELNQNNEQANQNDSIESENSDEQIKSNISPIAAAFIGLVGGFFLYQFVGGLLSLIVFGFDLDKAPINGLRLMTMAGQILFILLPALIFSKLIYEDVGKIIRLRVPEWTEIILFVIGIGILTPLLQSYLYIQNYYIEVWATHSESINTLKKFFDSLNELVDKTYGNLLKASGVPELLFVVLIVAVVPAVSEEVMFRGFIQRSFELKIKPLIAALLTAIFFSLYHFNPYGLIPLAVLGFYFGFAAYTSRTLLIPILLHFLNNFTAVMLYYIIGSEELIKSDVSAKSGEDLGFYIFVTIALSLVFVALIILIKKYYYQKQIT; encoded by the coding sequence ATGAATGATGAATTAAATCAAAATAATGAACAAGCAAATCAGAATGATTCAATAGAATCAGAAAATTCTGATGAGCAGATTAAATCTAATATTTCTCCTATTGCTGCAGCATTCATCGGTTTGGTAGGTGGGTTTTTCCTTTACCAGTTTGTCGGTGGTCTTTTATCTCTTATTGTTTTTGGGTTTGATCTTGATAAAGCTCCAATTAATGGTTTAAGATTAATGACAATGGCTGGTCAGATTCTTTTTATACTTCTGCCGGCTTTGATTTTTTCAAAACTGATTTATGAAGATGTTGGAAAGATAATCCGATTGCGTGTTCCCGAATGGACAGAAATAATTCTCTTTGTTATCGGAATCGGAATATTAACTCCGTTACTTCAAAGTTATCTTTATATTCAGAACTATTACATTGAAGTTTGGGCAACACACTCTGAGTCCATCAACACTCTTAAAAAATTTTTTGATTCATTAAATGAACTTGTAGATAAAACTTACGGAAATCTGTTGAAGGCATCAGGAGTTCCGGAATTATTATTTGTAGTGTTGATTGTAGCCGTTGTTCCTGCAGTTTCTGAAGAAGTAATGTTCCGAGGATTTATTCAAAGAAGTTTTGAACTGAAGATAAAACCTTTGATAGCAGCATTGTTAACAGCTATATTTTTTAGTCTTTATCATTTCAATCCTTATGGTTTAATACCACTTGCAGTGCTTGGATTTTATTTTGGTTTTGCTGCTTACACATCAAGGACTTTACTCATACCCATTTTACTTCACTTTCTTAATAACTTTACTGCTGTAATGCTTTACTATATTATTGGAAGTGAAGAATTAATTAAGTCAGATGTTTCAGCAAAATCAGGTGAAGATCTTGGTTTTTATATTTTTGTAACTATTGCTCTGTCACTTGTATTTGTTGCTCTGATAATTCTGATCAAAAAATATTATTATCAAAAACAAATCACATAG
- a CDS encoding DUF3108 domain-containing protein, with product MKSKLSLIIILIFQISLLASLTGDEFRKLPNKAFKEGEKLTFDVKYGFVTAGIATMQIPKVKRISGRDAYHVTFEVNSVPSFDLFYKVRDRYETYIDVEGLFPWRFEQHIREGNYSRDFSAFFDQRKGKAKTTEGEYEIPKYVHDIVSAFYFARTLDYSGMKKGDKIHLQNFYKNKVYDLDVVYHGKETIEVAAGKFDCIIVEPLVQEGGLFKSEGNIVIWLTDDDIKMPVRVKTKVVVGAIDADLTSYEGLAGPLKSKRK from the coding sequence ATGAAGTCTAAACTATCTTTAATAATAATTCTGATATTTCAGATATCGCTGTTAGCATCCTTGACCGGTGATGAATTCAGAAAACTTCCCAATAAAGCTTTTAAAGAAGGAGAGAAATTAACATTCGATGTTAAATACGGATTTGTTACCGCCGGAATAGCAACTATGCAGATACCTAAAGTTAAAAGAATTTCAGGAAGAGATGCTTATCATGTTACATTCGAAGTTAATTCCGTTCCGAGCTTTGATTTATTTTACAAAGTTCGTGACAGGTACGAAACTTATATTGATGTGGAAGGACTTTTCCCCTGGAGATTCGAACAGCACATTCGTGAAGGAAATTATTCCAGAGACTTTTCTGCATTCTTCGATCAGCGGAAAGGAAAAGCAAAAACAACAGAAGGTGAGTATGAAATTCCAAAATATGTTCACGACATAGTTTCGGCATTTTATTTTGCAAGAACACTTGATTATTCAGGTATGAAAAAAGGAGATAAAATTCATCTTCAGAATTTTTATAAGAATAAAGTTTATGATCTTGATGTAGTTTATCACGGCAAAGAAACTATTGAAGTAGCTGCCGGCAAATTTGATTGCATAATTGTTGAACCACTTGTTCAGGAAGGTGGTTTGTTCAAAAGTGAAGGTAACATTGTAATCTGGCTTACCGATGATGATATAAAAATGCCTGTTCGTGTTAAAACCAAAGTAGTTGTTGGTGCAATTGATGCTGATTTAACCTCTTATGAAGGTCTTGCAGGTCCTTTGAAATCAAAGCGAAAGTAG
- a CDS encoding DUF2007 domain-containing protein, which yields MPICPNCKYEYVKGIKKCPDCGAELVDELPPEFILNEADWVVVYTTAFDYEAEMLKGNLESAGISATILSQKDSNFPTPGDLSIIKLLVKKEDAESAVTFLNEFKKSLESENEEDETE from the coding sequence ATGCCTATATGCCCTAATTGTAAATATGAATATGTTAAAGGGATTAAAAAATGTCCCGACTGCGGAGCAGAACTGGTTGATGAACTTCCTCCCGAATTTATTTTGAATGAAGCTGATTGGGTTGTTGTTTATACCACTGCATTTGATTACGAAGCTGAGATGCTTAAAGGAAATCTCGAAAGTGCTGGAATATCGGCTACAATTCTTTCTCAGAAAGACAGCAACTTCCCAACGCCGGGTGATTTATCAATCATTAAACTTCTTGTAAAAAAAGAAGATGCTGAAAGCGCTGTTACATTCCTGAATGAATTTAAGAAAAGTCTTGAATCTGAAAACGAAGAAGATGAAACTGAATAA